A window of Ruania suaedae contains these coding sequences:
- the gcvH gene encoding glycine cleavage system protein GcvH, whose protein sequence is MTDLSSLQYTSQHEWLEIVDDVATLGITDYAAEQLGDVVFVDLPDVGSTVTTGEAIGEIESTKSVSELYAPVSGEVIEINDAVDAGPDLVNSSPFEDGWLLRIRVTDVAAGLLDRDAYVAMTGAQS, encoded by the coding sequence ATGACCGACCTGTCCAGCCTGCAGTACACGAGTCAGCACGAGTGGCTCGAGATCGTCGACGACGTCGCCACGCTCGGCATCACCGACTACGCCGCCGAGCAGCTCGGTGACGTGGTCTTCGTGGACCTGCCGGACGTGGGCAGTACGGTCACGACCGGTGAGGCGATCGGCGAGATCGAGTCCACCAAGTCCGTCTCCGAGCTCTACGCGCCGGTCTCCGGCGAGGTGATCGAGATCAACGACGCCGTCGACGCCGGACCCGACCTGGTCAACTCCTCCCCGTTCGAGGACGGATGGCTGCTCAGGATCCGCGTCACGGACGTGGCCGCCGGGCTGCTGGACCGCGATGCCTACGTGGCGATGACGGGGGCACAGTCTTGA
- a CDS encoding glycine cleavage system aminomethyltransferase GcvT has protein sequence MDAVTTSTTDPRSTPLRAEHEALGATFTDFGGWWMPVRYSSDRAEHTAVREAAGLFDISHMGEIVVTGRQAGEFLDFALAGRLSAVTIGRAKYTMLLAEDGGILDDLVVYRLGEEEFLVIANAANRETVAAHLQERAGAFEVSVTDDSDTYALLALQGPAAVAILEDVITTGAIRDLGLPLAEVKNYAWTSAYFLPGEDVGTAGHRNDLVLTATEGEAEDAPEVSGPLSPAPLVVGEPESAHGTLTEGAHQGTAGARTGGQPATGEAGAGTTGGGSEFETTPLLLARTGYTGEDGFELYVPAEHAAALWRLLLSAGEPHGLVPAGLAARDTLRLEAGMPLYGHELSTDVVPAQAGLGRIVPADKGDFVGKAALEPRPEARVLVGLVSEGRRAGRAGYAVRRGEHAVGEITSGALSPTLGHPIALAYVDSDVAADPDAALTIDVRGTPVPATLTTPPFYRRKS, from the coding sequence ATGGATGCTGTGACGACCTCGACGACAGACCCCCGGAGCACCCCGTTGCGTGCCGAGCACGAGGCGTTGGGTGCCACCTTCACCGACTTCGGCGGATGGTGGATGCCGGTGCGGTACTCCTCCGACCGGGCCGAGCACACCGCCGTCCGGGAGGCCGCCGGGTTGTTCGACATCTCCCACATGGGCGAGATCGTGGTGACCGGGCGGCAGGCCGGAGAGTTCCTCGACTTCGCGCTCGCCGGCCGGCTCTCGGCGGTGACGATCGGCCGGGCCAAGTACACGATGCTGCTCGCTGAGGACGGCGGCATCCTCGACGACCTGGTGGTGTACCGGCTCGGCGAGGAGGAGTTCCTGGTCATCGCCAACGCCGCGAATCGCGAGACGGTGGCGGCGCACCTGCAGGAGCGCGCCGGGGCATTCGAGGTGAGCGTCACCGACGACTCCGACACCTACGCACTGCTCGCCCTGCAGGGCCCCGCGGCGGTGGCGATCCTCGAGGACGTGATCACCACCGGCGCGATCCGCGACCTGGGCCTGCCGCTCGCGGAGGTGAAGAACTACGCCTGGACGAGCGCGTACTTCCTGCCCGGTGAGGACGTGGGCACCGCCGGCCACCGCAACGACCTGGTGCTCACCGCCACCGAGGGCGAGGCCGAGGACGCGCCGGAGGTCTCCGGACCGCTCAGCCCGGCCCCGCTGGTGGTGGGCGAGCCGGAGTCCGCCCACGGCACCCTCACCGAGGGCGCCCACCAGGGCACTGCCGGCGCCCGCACCGGCGGTCAGCCCGCCACGGGTGAGGCCGGTGCCGGCACGACCGGCGGCGGCAGCGAGTTCGAGACCACCCCGCTGCTGCTCGCGCGCACCGGCTACACCGGGGAGGACGGGTTCGAGCTCTACGTCCCGGCCGAGCATGCCGCGGCGCTGTGGCGGCTGCTGCTGTCCGCCGGTGAACCTCACGGCCTGGTCCCGGCCGGCCTTGCCGCCCGGGACACGCTGCGCCTGGAGGCCGGGATGCCGCTGTACGGCCACGAGCTCTCCACCGACGTCGTCCCGGCGCAGGCCGGGCTCGGCCGGATCGTGCCCGCCGACAAGGGTGACTTCGTCGGCAAGGCGGCCCTGGAGCCACGCCCGGAGGCTCGCGTGCTCGTCGGCCTCGTGAGCGAGGGCCGGCGCGCCGGGCGGGCCGGTTACGCGGTGCGCCGCGGCGAGCACGCCGTCGGGGAGATCACCAGCGGTGCCCTCAGTCCCACCCTCGGCCACCCGATCGCACTGGCCTACGTGGACAGCGACGTCGCCGCCGATCCCGACGCCGCACTGACCATCGACGTGCGTGGGACGCCCGTGCCCGCGACCCTCACCACCCCGCCCTTCTACCGGAGGAAGTCATGA
- a CDS encoding L-serine ammonia-lyase: MTSPHTTYVGVLDLFTVGIGPSSSHTVGPMRAARDFVDRIGESLPDVAGLEVELFGSLAATGRGHGTPHAVLLGLEGCAPDQVSTAEVRERTDRMERERAIRLGDAIRVAYTAEDIVMSPHTVLAHHTNGLRLTAHDGAGAPVAEETYFSVGGGFVVREVDGGHEPVRARHQRDAAGQVPLPFGTAAELLDVCTRERLSIAEVALRNELATRTETEVRAGVLGIRDAMTECVACGTTSSGELPGGLGVRRRAPAWAARLREEDPDRDAAYSQDWVNLVALAVNEENADGGRVVTAPTNGAAGVIPAVLEYATHYSPAARAAEDAAALDRIAVTFLLTAAAIGSLYKARASISGAEVGCQGEVGSASSMAAGGLAAVLGGTPEQVENAAEIAMEHNLGLTCDPVGGLVQIPCIERNAIAAGKAVNAAKMAMWGDGTHRVSLDQVIETMRQTGRDMSDKYKETATGGLAVNVVEC; encoded by the coding sequence ATGACGTCACCGCACACCACCTACGTGGGCGTGCTCGACCTGTTCACGGTCGGGATCGGGCCATCGAGCTCGCACACGGTCGGCCCGATGCGAGCGGCCCGCGACTTCGTCGACCGCATCGGTGAGAGCCTTCCCGACGTCGCCGGCCTCGAGGTCGAGTTGTTCGGCTCCCTCGCCGCCACCGGCCGCGGCCACGGCACCCCGCACGCCGTGCTGCTCGGCCTCGAGGGCTGCGCCCCGGACCAGGTCAGCACCGCTGAGGTGCGTGAGCGCACCGACCGGATGGAACGCGAGCGAGCCATCCGGCTGGGTGACGCGATCCGGGTGGCCTACACCGCCGAGGACATCGTCATGAGCCCCCACACCGTGCTCGCCCACCACACCAACGGCCTGCGCCTGACAGCCCACGACGGCGCGGGCGCTCCGGTGGCCGAGGAGACCTACTTCTCCGTCGGCGGCGGGTTCGTCGTCCGCGAGGTCGACGGCGGCCACGAGCCCGTGCGTGCACGTCACCAACGCGACGCGGCCGGGCAGGTGCCCCTCCCGTTCGGCACGGCCGCCGAGCTCCTGGACGTGTGCACCCGCGAGCGCCTGAGCATCGCCGAGGTGGCGCTGCGCAACGAGCTGGCCACCCGCACCGAGACCGAGGTGCGCGCCGGGGTGCTGGGCATCCGGGACGCGATGACCGAGTGCGTGGCGTGCGGGACCACGAGCTCGGGTGAGCTTCCCGGTGGGCTGGGTGTACGCCGTCGGGCGCCCGCCTGGGCCGCACGGCTACGGGAGGAGGACCCCGACCGCGATGCGGCCTACTCCCAGGACTGGGTGAACCTCGTGGCGCTGGCCGTGAACGAGGAGAACGCCGACGGCGGGCGGGTGGTCACCGCCCCCACGAACGGTGCGGCCGGGGTGATCCCCGCGGTGCTGGAGTACGCCACCCACTACTCCCCCGCCGCACGTGCGGCCGAGGACGCCGCGGCCTTGGACCGGATCGCCGTCACCTTCCTGCTCACGGCCGCCGCCATCGGTTCGCTGTACAAGGCCCGGGCCTCGATCTCCGGTGCGGAGGTGGGGTGCCAGGGCGAGGTGGGATCGGCGTCCTCGATGGCGGCCGGGGGCCTGGCCGCCGTGCTCGGCGGAACCCCGGAGCAGGTGGAGAACGCGGCCGAGATCGCGATGGAGCACAACCTGGGGCTGACGTGCGATCCGGTCGGCGGGCTGGTGCAGATCCCCTGCATCGAACGCAACGCGATCGCGGCCGGGAAGGCGGTCAACGCCGCGAAGATGGCGATGTGGGGAGACGGCACCCACCGGGTGTCGCTGGACCAGGTGATCGAGACGATGCGCCAGACCGGCCGGGACATGAGCGACAAGTACAAGGAGACGGCCACTGGCGGACTCGCCGTCAACGTGGTCGAGTGCTGA